A stretch of DNA from Kangiella sediminilitoris:
TCTTCCATTTTTGCAAAACAGGCTCTACGTTATAACAGTGACCACAGTGATAAGAGAAAAATTCGTAAACATGTGGTTTTGAGCTGGCTTTTTTGCCGCTTAGTACAGAATAATCTTTACCTTCTTTAACTTCTGCATTACCTGTGTTCCAAGCCAAAGATAACAATGTCACCGCAGCCATCAATAATATATTCTTAACTTTCATAAATATCCTCATCTTCAAATGGGTCTAATATTGCTTTATTGAGTGTTACCTATCGCAAAGGTTCCCAGCATTTCATTAATATTCTCATAAGAGGTCACCTTAAATTTTTCATTCACTATCAACTGCGGAAAGCTCATGATTGAAAACTCACGCATCATCTGTCGCGCTCGATCCACCTTCGCTTGTACCGCGGCAGAGTTGTACGCTGCTTCAAACTCTTCCTTTGAAACGCCTACCTGTTTAAATATCGGTATTAGGCCCTCTTTATTTCGAATGATATTTTTCTTTCTGTGCCACTCGTCAAATATTAAAGGATGAACCTTATCTTTAACTTTTAACTCTTCGGCCGTGTAATAACCGTATGTTAAATGTGAGACCTGTGCCATAAATACGGGGATTTGTTCGAATGTCACCGCATCCGGTTTATCATTTTCTTTCCACCTGACCATCAGTGGTTCCAGGTTGTAGCAATGCGGACAGGTGTAAGAGAAAAACTCGTATACCACCGGCTCCTTAGTAGCTTCCTTACCCGCTATTACCGTATAGTCCACACCCTCTTTTACCGAATATACAGGAGCTTCTAGAGTGACTTTATCTTTTTTCTGTTCCTCGTCGTTTTCAGAGCAACCAGTAAGGGCTAGGGACAAAGTCATAAGGGTCGCAAATAACTTATTTGTTAGGGTCATTCATTTCTCCGCGTTACTCTACGGTAACTGATTTTGCTAAATTTCTTGGTTGATCGACGTCAGTGCCTTTGATTACTGCTACATAATAAGACAGCAACTGCATTGGGATGGTGTAAACCATAGGCGCTGTAATGGCATACTGACTGTCTACCGGAAATACCGTTATACCATTTGAAGCCTGAATATTAGCTGACTTATCAGCAAAAACAAAGAGCGACCCCCCTCGGGAGCGAACCTCTTCTACATTGGACTTCAACTTTTCCAACAAATTGTCATTCGGCGCAACTACCACGGTTGGCATCTCTTTGTCGATCAAGGCTAACGGACCATGTTTCAACTCACCTGCGGCATAAGCCTCAGCGTGTATATATGATATTTCTTTCAACTTCAGGGCAGCTTCCATGGCGATCGGATATTGCTGTCCACGTCCAAGGAATAAGGTGTGATGTTTCTCAGCAAATGCCCCGGACAGCTTTTCCAGTTCCTTGGCCTGATCCAGTGCCAGCTGAATCTCATGCGGTAAATGCTCCAGCGCTTCAACAAACTCGTGCTCTATGGATGACTTCATTCCTTTAGCTTTACCTATCGAAATCATTAATAACAGTAACGATACCAGCTGTGCTGTAAATGCTTTGGTTGAAGCCACTCCTATTTCTGCGCCTGCTCTCGTTAGCAAGGTCAGGTCTGACTCCCTGACCATTGAAGAAGCAGGGGAGTTACAAACCGTTAAACTGGCCAAGTAGCCTTCATCCTTTGATTTTTTTAAAGCTGCTAGCGTATCCGCTGTTTCACCTGATTGTGAAATAGTTACAAACAGACTATTAGGCAATACTGCCGTTTCCCTATAGCGATACTCACTTGCTATTTCCACTAGACAGGGGAGCTTTAAATAATGTTCTATCCAGTATTTAGCTACCAACGCCGCATGGTAACTTGTGCCACAGGCTATAATTTGAATTGCATCCAGCTGCTCAAAAACTTTAGTAGCATTCTCACCTAAGGTTTCAATATATACCTGGTGATCAACAACACGACCCTCTAGAGTTTCAGCAACAACATTTGGCTGCTCAAAAATCTCTTTCAACATAAAGTGGCGGTATTTACCTTTATCCACCGCATCATGCTGTAGGTCTGATACTTCGAACTCACGACTAATTTCTACACCGTCACTATTAAGCAGTGTAATTCCGTCCCGACGCACCTCTGCGACTTCACCTTCTTCCAAATATAAAAACTCTCGTGTCACCGGAAGGAGGGCCAGCTGATCAGAAGCTACGAAGTATTCTCCAATTCCTTTTCCTATAACCAGAGGACTGCCTGAACGAGCCACCACCATTTTATCCGGCTGTGTTGCGTCAATCGCAACAGTGCCGTAAGCACCTTTTAACCTCTTAGTCGTAGCTAATAAGGCTTTCAACATTGTATCGTGTTCCTTCAAGGCTTCGTGCAGGCAGTGTGCTATAACCTCCGTGTCCGTATCCGATTCAAAACGATATCCTTTTCCTTTCAACTCATCTCTTAACTCATCATGATTTTCGATAATGCCATTGTGAACCAAAGCAATATTGTCTTCAGACATATGCGGGTGAGCGTTTTTTTCATTAGGTTCGCCATGCGTAGCCCAGCGAGTGTGAGCGATACCAAGACCTCCCTGGATAGGGTTTGCTGCTAGCGCTTCCTTTAACTCAGAAACTTTACCGGCTCGACGAATTCGCTCGATTTGCTCATCATGGTAAATGGCTACTCCCGCAGAATCATAACCTCGGTATTCCAGCCGTTTCAATCCTTCTACTAATATATCGCTGACGTCTCTTTGTGCTATGGCACCTACAATTCCGCACATTCTTAACCTTCCTCTTTTGATTTTTTTATTGGTCTTTGCCATCCAGAAATATGTTTTTGCGGCGAACGACTAATACATAATTCCTCTGCCGCCACATCTTTAGTTACCGTTGTTCCAGCACCAATAGTCGCATTTTGACCGATGGTAACTGGTGCAACTAACTGTGAATCTGAACCGATAAAAGCACCATCTTCTATGCGTGTTGTAAATTTATTGGCTCCATCATAGTTGCAGGTAATAACTCCCGCACCCACATTTACTTCCTGTCCAATTTCAGCATCACCTAGATATGCCAGATGACTAGCCTTACTGCCTTTACCAAGGGTTGCTTTCTTTGTCTCGACAAAGTTTCCTATGAAAGCTTCGTCCTCGAGTTTTGTGCCAGGCCGTATTCTTGCAAACGGTCCAACCGAACAGCGTTTACCAATGTCCGCGTTTTCTATCATCGTATTCGGTTTTATTTCGGTCTCAGCGCCAATGACACAATCTTTCAAAATAACATTGGCTCCAATTTTCGCTCCGGACTCTATCTTCACCTTGCCTTCTATAATAACGTTTACATCAATCAAGACATCATTATCGCAAGCAAGGTCTCCACGAATATCAAGTCGAGCAGGGTCGATTAATGTTACCCCTTCTTCTAATAGGCTTTGTGCCTTTGCTAACTGATAGCGCCTTTCAAGTTGAGATAACTGTACTCGACTATTAACACCCTCAACTTCGATTTCAGAAGCGGGGTGCCAGGCCTGTACACCAGTGCTTTGAGCTGCCATGGCGATACAGTCAGTAAGATAGTATTCACCCTGGGCGTTGTTGTTATCGATGTTAGATAACCATTGTTTTAATGATTTTGCTTGAGCACACAATATCCCGGTGTTCACTTCATTAATTAACAGCTGTTCATCGTCTGCATCTTTTTGCTCGACTATGGCGGTAACGTCTCCGTTCTGGTTACGAATAATCCGACCATACCCCATTGGGTCATTCAATTTTACCGTTAGTAAGCCAATTCCTGACTGTGGCTGAGCCTTAAGCAGGCTTTCCAGTGTTGAGCTCTGAATGAGAGGCACATCTCCATACAAAACTAATATTTGATTTTCATCCGGTATTTCTGGAAGCGCCTGATCAACTGCATGTCCTGTGCCAAGCTGATCAGCTTGCTCAACAATTTGAACATCTTCTTCGACCAGGTTCTGTTTTACGGTTTGAATACCGTGTCCAGCAACCACAATGACTTGGCTAGGTGACAGTTTTTTTGCCGTGTCGATTACGTGTTGAACCATCGCGCGGCCAGCTATAGGGTGTAATACTTTGGGCAACTTAGAGTGCATGCGGGTACCTTTTCCCGCTGCTAATATCACTACACTTAATGCCATAATTGTTTTAGTTAAAAAAATTTAAGCGTCTATTCTAACATCAAAGTTCAAATTTGACTCAACCCCTTAACCCTTTTTCAGCGATCTCTTACTTTTTTTTAAGTATTTACTGCTTTTTTCAATTATTACAACCACTTAAAGTTAAAGCGCTTCATGAAGAAGCTTTAGTAATCGGATTTCAAAGGAGAATGAAATGAAAAAATTACTAATTCTCGCTGCTTCGACAGCGTTAATAAATGGCTGTATTTACGGTACGGTACAAGATGCAAATACTGGCTCTGGAATTCAGGCCGCTAAAGTCAGCGTCATCAACGGTAACTGTTATGGCAATGGCTGCGGTTTTCCCGAGGCTACTGACAGTTCCGGTTTATATGTCTTTGATGCTTATGGTGATCGCAATGGTGACGCCAATACTAAATTGATTTTACCCGCCAATGGACAAGAAGCTGTTACGTTAAGGGTCAGTAAACCTGGTTATTACTCAAGAACCTTTTACCATAAGCCAAAATACAGGACTGTCACTTATGACGGCGCCGATTATCAGATAAGTGAAACCCCAATCGTTTATCTATGCCCATATGGAAGTATCGACAGCGATGGTGACACTATCTGTAATGACGCTGAAACCCGTTATGGTACAGACCCTTATAATAGTGATACTGATGGGGATCGACTAAGTGACGCTGCTGAAATTTTTGGCTATGACGGCGTCGATATTCGTTACTATGGCGCTGATCCATTACGAAAAACGGTCCTCATTGAAGCTGATTACTATGCTGACTTTAAACCCGACCAAGCAGCTTTAGATCAGGTTATTCAGTCATTTGCAGATGCGCCAGTAAATAATCCTGATGGCAGCACAGGTATAACCTTAGCCATCCATCTAGATGACCAAATTGCTTCAGCTGATGTTGATCCTGATCTTAACCCTGTGTGGTCCGATTTTGATGTTATTAAAAACAAGTACTTTGAAACGCGCCGCGACAAACTTTTCCATTATGCTTTATTTGCCGATCAGATTTTAAGCGCAGGTTATAGCGGTATCTCGAGAGGTATCCCTGCACATGACTTTGTTGTTTCTTTGGGCGCATGGCCAACCCCGGGAGGGACTACACAGCAACAAGCTGGTACTTTAATGCACGAGTTTGGTCATAACCTTGGCCTCCGTCATGGTGGTAATGAAAACGCAAATAGAAAGCTTAACTACATCAGTGTGATGAGCTACGATTATCAGATGCCAGGACTAACTATCAATGGAACAACGGGTATCGTTGATTATTCCAGACTTAAAATTAACGCGGTAAGCTCTACCATCAACGAATTTTCCGC
This window harbors:
- the glmS gene encoding glutamine--fructose-6-phosphate transaminase (isomerizing): MCGIVGAIAQRDVSDILVEGLKRLEYRGYDSAGVAIYHDEQIERIRRAGKVSELKEALAANPIQGGLGIAHTRWATHGEPNEKNAHPHMSEDNIALVHNGIIENHDELRDELKGKGYRFESDTDTEVIAHCLHEALKEHDTMLKALLATTKRLKGAYGTVAIDATQPDKMVVARSGSPLVIGKGIGEYFVASDQLALLPVTREFLYLEEGEVAEVRRDGITLLNSDGVEISREFEVSDLQHDAVDKGKYRHFMLKEIFEQPNVVAETLEGRVVDHQVYIETLGENATKVFEQLDAIQIIACGTSYHAALVAKYWIEHYLKLPCLVEIASEYRYRETAVLPNSLFVTISQSGETADTLAALKKSKDEGYLASLTVCNSPASSMVRESDLTLLTRAGAEIGVASTKAFTAQLVSLLLLMISIGKAKGMKSSIEHEFVEALEHLPHEIQLALDQAKELEKLSGAFAEKHHTLFLGRGQQYPIAMEAALKLKEISYIHAEAYAAGELKHGPLALIDKEMPTVVVAPNDNLLEKLKSNVEEVRSRGGSLFVFADKSANIQASNGITVFPVDSQYAITAPMVYTIPMQLLSYYVAVIKGTDVDQPRNLAKSVTVE
- a CDS encoding thiol:disulfide interchange protein DsbA/DsbL → MTLTNKLFATLMTLSLALTGCSENDEEQKKDKVTLEAPVYSVKEGVDYTVIAGKEATKEPVVYEFFSYTCPHCYNLEPLMVRWKENDKPDAVTFEQIPVFMAQVSHLTYGYYTAEELKVKDKVHPLIFDEWHRKKNIIRNKEGLIPIFKQVGVSKEEFEAAYNSAAVQAKVDRARQMMREFSIMSFPQLIVNEKFKVTSYENINEMLGTFAIGNTQ
- the glmU gene encoding bifunctional UDP-N-acetylglucosamine diphosphorylase/glucosamine-1-phosphate N-acetyltransferase GlmU, producing the protein MALSVVILAAGKGTRMHSKLPKVLHPIAGRAMVQHVIDTAKKLSPSQVIVVAGHGIQTVKQNLVEEDVQIVEQADQLGTGHAVDQALPEIPDENQILVLYGDVPLIQSSTLESLLKAQPQSGIGLLTVKLNDPMGYGRIIRNQNGDVTAIVEQKDADDEQLLINEVNTGILCAQAKSLKQWLSNIDNNNAQGEYYLTDCIAMAAQSTGVQAWHPASEIEVEGVNSRVQLSQLERRYQLAKAQSLLEEGVTLIDPARLDIRGDLACDNDVLIDVNVIIEGKVKIESGAKIGANVILKDCVIGAETEIKPNTMIENADIGKRCSVGPFARIRPGTKLEDEAFIGNFVETKKATLGKGSKASHLAYLGDAEIGQEVNVGAGVITCNYDGANKFTTRIEDGAFIGSDSQLVAPVTIGQNATIGAGTTVTKDVAAEELCISRSPQKHISGWQRPIKKSKEEG
- a CDS encoding peptidase associated/transthyretin-like domain-containing protein, which codes for MKKLLILAASTALINGCIYGTVQDANTGSGIQAAKVSVINGNCYGNGCGFPEATDSSGLYVFDAYGDRNGDANTKLILPANGQEAVTLRVSKPGYYSRTFYHKPKYRTVTYDGADYQISETPIVYLCPYGSIDSDGDTICNDAETRYGTDPYNSDTDGDRLSDAAEIFGYDGVDIRYYGADPLRKTVLIEADYYADFKPDQAALDQVIQSFADAPVNNPDGSTGITLAIHLDDQIASADVDPDLNPVWSDFDVIKNKYFETRRDKLFHYALFADQILSAGYSGISRGIPAHDFVVSLGAWPTPGGTTQQQAGTLMHEFGHNLGLRHGGNENANRKLNYISVMSYDYQMPGLTINGTTGIVDYSRLKINAVSSTINEFSAMSGYGGTTESHLDEYSVRRNGVWLSGTASENLDVNNNGVLQNSVSLTAANASQNDWDNISFAAGGSIGDGHLGLSAELDSMLLQVQSMPSYMVEPCLTPDSQ